From Endozoicomonas sp. 8E, the proteins below share one genomic window:
- a CDS encoding YkgJ family cysteine cluster protein — protein MECRLGCGACCIAPSISSAIPGMPEGKPAGVRCVQLDDNNLCKIFGQSGRPEVCSGFKADRAVCGQENSVALSNLIVLETLTR, from the coding sequence GTGGAATGTCGTCTGGGTTGTGGTGCCTGTTGTATAGCACCTTCGATTTCTTCTGCTATACCGGGTATGCCAGAGGGCAAGCCTGCCGGGGTGCGCTGTGTTCAGCTTGATGACAATAATCTCTGCAAAATTTTTGGTCAGTCTGGTCGTCCGGAAGTCTGTTCCGGTTTCAAGGCTGACCGCGCTGTATGCGGACAGGAAAATTCTGTCGCTTTAAGTAATTTGATCGTGCTGGAGACACTGACCCGTTAA
- a CDS encoding amino acid ABC transporter permease, which yields MTGRPLQMEKQPNRVLWNLVFGALLLLMGVGIYKSSQSIEYIWRWERIPQYVFFKAESPLRAEYDGTVTTNDSGQLVLVNDFDDSEQTVIKGFADVQVYDGDLVFEGDLLAVNYEWKAGPIANGLVMTIKLSLVSIVFAILLGVISGLARISPNPALRNLSILYIEVIRGTPLLVQIFIVYFFIGTVLHLDRFTAGVAALSIFTGAYIAEIIRAGIESIHKGQMEAGRSLGMSRGATLRYIILPQAFKRVLPPLAGQFINLIKDSSLVSVISLTDLTKAGRETVSSTFSPFEVWFTVAALYLILTGILSFVVRRMEVKYAARD from the coding sequence TTGACCGGCCGTCCGCTGCAAATGGAAAAGCAACCGAACCGGGTTCTTTGGAACCTGGTTTTCGGTGCGTTATTGCTGCTGATGGGCGTGGGTATCTATAAGTCAAGCCAATCGATTGAGTATATCTGGCGCTGGGAGCGCATTCCTCAGTACGTTTTCTTCAAGGCAGAAAGTCCTCTCAGGGCTGAATACGACGGCACTGTTACAACCAACGACAGTGGACAACTTGTTTTGGTGAATGACTTTGATGACTCAGAGCAGACGGTCATTAAAGGCTTTGCCGACGTTCAGGTTTATGACGGTGATCTGGTCTTCGAAGGGGATTTGCTGGCTGTTAATTATGAATGGAAGGCCGGACCCATAGCCAATGGTCTGGTGATGACCATCAAGTTGTCGCTGGTCTCTATTGTCTTTGCCATTCTCCTGGGAGTGATTTCAGGACTGGCGAGAATTTCTCCCAATCCGGCGTTGAGAAATCTCTCGATACTCTATATCGAGGTGATTCGTGGCACCCCGTTGCTGGTGCAGATTTTCATTGTTTATTTCTTCATCGGTACGGTTCTTCATCTGGATCGTTTTACAGCGGGTGTTGCAGCGTTGTCGATCTTCACCGGCGCCTACATTGCAGAGATTATTCGAGCGGGTATTGAGTCGATTCACAAAGGTCAGATGGAGGCTGGGCGCAGTCTTGGCATGAGTCGTGGTGCAACCCTGCGCTATATCATTTTGCCCCAGGCTTTTAAACGTGTTCTGCCACCGTTGGCTGGTCAGTTTATTAACCTGATCAAGGATTCTTCATTGGTTTCGGTGATTTCCCTGACCGATCTGACCAAAGCCGGTCGGGAAACGGTGAGCAGTACCTTCAGTCCTTTTGAAGTCTGGTTCACGGTTGCGGCACTTTACCTGATACTGACCGGTATCCTGTCGTTTGTCGTCAGAAGAATGGAGGTGAAGTATGCCGCAAGAGACTGA
- a CDS encoding M14-type cytosolic carboxypeptidase, which produces MTSLHITSQFDGGNIKVINKDNPGPIQLEINKDVESGFYQWFYYRVGGAKGQPLTMHLNNASGSSYPEGWIDYRAVASYDREHWFRVDTDYDGKKLIIQHTPECNTVYYAYFAPYSMERHHDLIAWAQQSAIVQTETLGDTLDGQPMDLLKIGAGEGKRKCWVIARQHPGETMAEWWMEGFLQRLLDPACPVARELLKKAVFYVVPNMNPDGSRRGHLRSNACGANLNREWAAPTLERSPEVLLVRNKMDETGVDLALDVHGDEALPYNFIAAAEGIPSWSDRLNRLTENYLQALVQASPDFQTEFGYPKDEPGKANMTVCTAALAERFDCLSMTLEMPFKDTVDSPDDYQGWSPERSQALGAANLNAMHAVIDQL; this is translated from the coding sequence ATGACATCACTCCATATCACCAGCCAGTTCGATGGCGGTAACATCAAGGTTATCAACAAGGATAACCCCGGGCCTATTCAGCTGGAAATCAACAAAGACGTCGAGTCCGGGTTTTACCAGTGGTTTTACTACCGGGTCGGTGGCGCTAAGGGTCAGCCCCTGACCATGCACCTGAACAATGCCTCCGGATCATCCTACCCAGAAGGCTGGATCGATTACCGGGCCGTTGCCTCCTACGACAGAGAGCACTGGTTTCGTGTAGATACCGATTACGACGGTAAAAAACTGATCATTCAGCATACTCCCGAGTGCAATACAGTCTATTACGCTTATTTCGCTCCTTACTCCATGGAACGCCATCATGACCTGATTGCCTGGGCTCAACAATCCGCCATAGTCCAGACCGAGACCCTGGGAGACACCCTGGATGGACAACCCATGGATCTGCTAAAAATTGGTGCTGGCGAAGGCAAGCGCAAGTGCTGGGTCATTGCCCGTCAGCACCCCGGTGAAACCATGGCGGAATGGTGGATGGAAGGCTTCCTGCAGCGACTGCTGGACCCTGCCTGCCCGGTAGCCCGTGAACTGCTGAAAAAAGCCGTTTTCTACGTCGTGCCTAATATGAATCCAGACGGCAGTCGTCGTGGTCACCTGCGCAGCAATGCCTGTGGTGCCAACCTGAACCGGGAATGGGCTGCACCCACTCTGGAAAGAAGCCCCGAAGTGCTGCTGGTCAGGAACAAAATGGATGAAACCGGTGTCGACCTGGCTCTGGATGTTCATGGTGACGAAGCCCTGCCCTACAACTTTATTGCAGCGGCTGAAGGCATTCCTTCCTGGAGCGATCGACTCAACAGGTTAACCGAAAACTATCTGCAAGCTCTGGTTCAGGCCAGCCCTGACTTTCAGACAGAGTTCGGTTATCCAAAAGATGAGCCCGGTAAGGCCAACATGACGGTTTGCACTGCAGCCCTGGCTGAACGCTTCGACTGTCTGTCTATGACTCTGGAAATGCCTTTCAAGGACACCGTGGACTCACCGGATGACTACCAGGGCTGGAGCCCTGAAAGAAGTCAGGCACTGGGAGCCGCCAATCTTAATGCCATGCACGCGGTGATTGATCAGCTCTAG
- a CDS encoding MaoC family dehydratase, which yields MRKLENTPFNELKIGDKDTLTRTLTEQDLLLFAKVSGDTNPVHLDKDYAATTQFEGRIAHGMWTSSLISCALATRLPGPGGIYLSQEVKFMRPVKIGDTVTVQLEVVEINERRKRATISTNVVNQNGKTVVKGKAEVMPAVDKVMVDEYPLPDVELIGRT from the coding sequence ATGCGTAAACTGGAAAACACCCCGTTTAATGAGCTGAAAATCGGGGATAAAGATACCCTGACCCGGACACTGACCGAGCAGGATCTTCTGCTGTTCGCCAAGGTTTCCGGCGATACCAACCCTGTGCATCTGGACAAGGATTATGCCGCCACTACTCAGTTTGAGGGTCGTATTGCTCACGGAATGTGGACGTCATCCCTCATCTCCTGTGCCCTCGCCACCCGACTGCCCGGTCCCGGCGGCATTTACCTGTCACAGGAAGTAAAATTCATGCGTCCTGTCAAAATCGGCGACACGGTAACTGTTCAATTGGAAGTGGTAGAGATTAATGAGCGTCGCAAACGCGCCACTATCTCTACGAATGTAGTAAACCAGAACGGCAAAACGGTGGTCAAAGGCAAAGCGGAAGTCATGCCCGCTGTCGACAAAGTGATGGTGGATGAATACCCATTACCCGATGTGGAGCTGATTGGCAGAACCTGA
- a CDS encoding phage holin family protein: MLSLILYFLINGLAVFITARILKGVEIENYASAVLVSILLAVVNTFVKPILFFLTLPITILTLGLFILILNALMLMIVNYFIDSFNVRNFGWALLMSIVLSVINAALFLLIPGAMTL; the protein is encoded by the coding sequence ATGCTGAGTCTGATTTTATACTTCCTGATCAATGGTCTGGCCGTTTTCATCACCGCCAGAATCCTGAAAGGCGTAGAAATTGAAAACTACGCAAGTGCGGTGTTGGTATCTATCTTACTGGCTGTGGTGAATACCTTTGTCAAACCGATTCTGTTTTTCCTGACCCTACCCATCACCATCCTGACTCTGGGTTTATTTATCCTGATACTCAATGCCCTTATGTTGATGATCGTTAATTATTTTATAGACAGTTTTAATGTCCGAAATTTTGGCTGGGCACTGCTCATGAGTATTGTACTTTCTGTCATCAATGCAGCGTTGTTCCTACTGATACCCGGCGCAATGACTCTTTAG
- a CDS encoding valine--pyruvate transaminase, producing MKLSTFGTKFTSHSGILQLMDDLGNALAGGQDMIMMGGGNPAHIPEVEEAFRQRLQKILDSQSEFTRLIGTYDPPQGEKEFILETARFLNRQFGWQLGPENIALSNGSQAAFFMLFNMFAGDYDDGSHRCIQLPLAPEYIGYGDAGLSENFFIANKPEIRIIDNHMFKYHVDFSSLKVDERTGALCASRPTNPTGNVLTDSEVSRLDEIARAHNIPLIIDGAYGTPFPNLIFSDANPEWNENTILCLSLSKLGLPAARTGIVIANEQIIKALSGINAIMNLAPNSFGSLIVLDMIRDDSIIDLSKNVIRPYYEDKVRFAVSLLHKHLNGVNWKIHKPEGAMFLWLWFEGLPISSQELYERLKKRNVLVVSGHYFFPGMDDDWQHKHECLRMTYSRDNETVERGITVIAEEVRKAYQD from the coding sequence ATGAAGCTTTCCACATTTGGCACGAAATTTACCAGTCATTCCGGCATTCTCCAACTTATGGATGACTTGGGAAATGCACTGGCCGGCGGCCAGGATATGATCATGATGGGTGGAGGAAATCCGGCCCATATTCCTGAAGTGGAAGAGGCTTTTCGTCAGCGACTTCAGAAAATTCTAGACAGTCAATCCGAATTCACCCGTCTGATCGGGACCTATGACCCCCCCCAGGGAGAAAAAGAATTTATTCTTGAGACGGCTCGCTTTCTGAACCGTCAGTTTGGCTGGCAGCTGGGGCCGGAAAACATTGCCCTGAGCAACGGCAGTCAGGCCGCATTTTTCATGCTCTTCAATATGTTTGCCGGTGATTATGATGATGGCAGTCATCGTTGTATTCAGTTACCTCTGGCGCCTGAATATATTGGCTACGGTGATGCAGGTCTGAGTGAAAATTTCTTCATCGCTAACAAGCCTGAAATCAGGATCATTGATAACCACATGTTCAAATACCATGTTGATTTCAGCAGCCTGAAAGTCGATGAACGGACCGGTGCACTCTGCGCTTCCCGCCCGACCAACCCAACCGGCAATGTCCTGACCGACTCGGAAGTCAGTCGGCTGGACGAAATAGCCAGAGCCCATAACATTCCTCTGATCATTGACGGCGCCTACGGCACCCCGTTCCCGAATCTGATCTTCAGTGATGCCAACCCGGAATGGAATGAGAACACCATTCTCTGCCTCAGCCTTTCCAAACTTGGGCTGCCCGCAGCCAGAACCGGCATCGTCATTGCCAACGAACAGATTATCAAAGCATTGTCTGGTATTAACGCCATCATGAATCTGGCTCCCAACAGCTTTGGCAGTCTGATTGTGCTGGATATGATCCGTGACGACAGCATCATAGATCTCAGTAAAAATGTGATTCGTCCTTACTATGAAGACAAGGTCAGGTTTGCCGTTTCTCTATTGCATAAGCATCTCAATGGAGTGAACTGGAAGATACACAAACCGGAAGGTGCCATGTTCCTGTGGCTCTGGTTTGAAGGACTGCCCATCAGCAGTCAGGAACTATACGAGCGACTGAAAAAACGCAACGTTCTGGTCGTCTCAGGCCACTATTTCTTCCCGGGCATGGATGATGACTGGCAACACAAGCATGAATGTCTGAGGATGACTTACTCACGCGATAATGAAACCGTAGAGCGTGGTATCACTGTTATTGCCGAAGAAGTCCGCAAAGCTTATCAAGACTGA
- a CDS encoding transporter substrate-binding domain-containing protein — MKKIMVFLTFMLAFSTSLFASDTELWQESTLNEIIERKTLRVGMEAGYMPFEMTNKRGDIVGFDVDIARQMAKAMGVELELVNTAWDGIIPALLTGKFDIIMSGMTLTPQRNLQINFAQPYIVVGQSILLRKGLEGEIKSYKDLNNKKYTVATKLGTTGEQATKRYLSKANIRLFETEADGALEVANGKADAFVYDFPFNAIYSSQNEGKLTHLDTAFTHEPLAWGIRKGDPDFENWLNNFMSQIKADGTYDKIYAKWFQSSEWQKTLN; from the coding sequence ATGAAAAAAATAATGGTATTTCTGACGTTTATGCTGGCCTTTAGCACCAGCCTTTTTGCTTCTGACACAGAGCTTTGGCAAGAGTCTACCCTGAATGAAATCATTGAACGCAAAACCCTCCGTGTTGGTATGGAAGCAGGCTACATGCCTTTTGAAATGACCAATAAGCGTGGTGATATTGTGGGCTTTGATGTAGACATTGCCCGCCAGATGGCCAAAGCCATGGGTGTTGAGCTGGAACTGGTCAACACTGCATGGGATGGAATCATTCCTGCCCTGCTGACCGGCAAGTTTGATATTATTATGTCCGGCATGACCCTGACTCCTCAGCGTAACCTGCAGATCAACTTTGCCCAGCCTTACATTGTCGTCGGTCAAAGTATTTTGTTGCGCAAGGGACTGGAGGGTGAAATCAAGAGCTACAAGGATCTGAATAACAAGAAGTACACGGTTGCCACCAAACTGGGTACCACCGGCGAACAGGCGACCAAACGTTACCTGAGTAAGGCCAATATCCGCCTGTTTGAAACAGAAGCCGATGGTGCTCTGGAAGTTGCTAACGGCAAGGCAGATGCTTTCGTTTATGACTTTCCTTTCAATGCGATTTACTCCAGCCAGAATGAAGGCAAGCTGACGCACCTGGACACCGCCTTCACTCATGAACCTCTGGCCTGGGGTATTCGCAAAGGTGACCCCGATTTTGAAAACTGGCTGAATAACTTTATGAGTCAGATCAAGGCCGATGGCACCTACGATAAGATTTATGCCAAGTGGTTCCAAAGCTCTGAATGGCAGAAGACTCTGAACTAA
- a CDS encoding alpha/beta hydrolase — protein MKIYTLKSDDHNIPLYCWNNLPESVVRKGIVHISHGMAEYGQRYHSFATELNQAGYLVFAHDHRGHGACIEQDGAGYFAGQRGWHKVVDDLATVVEFIQKKFPSAPLVLMGHSMGSYILQGYLIHHTPRLAGAILSGSNYAPRLLLEVGLLVTKLECLRQGKKGISPLIKQLTFSSYNRRFKPNRTEFDWLSRDPQAVDDYISDELCGFSCSNQLWHDLFKGLLHIGANQHLKQIESKLPFLVMGGEKDPVSVPLGQQKLTKALRKAGVRNVTLSLYPDGRHEMLNETNSQQVIKRLLQWINQTVMSQEYYPVNNSAPELTES, from the coding sequence ATGAAAATCTACACACTGAAAAGCGACGACCATAACATTCCTCTCTATTGCTGGAATAACCTTCCGGAATCTGTGGTCCGCAAAGGCATTGTTCACATCAGCCATGGCATGGCGGAATATGGACAGCGTTACCACTCCTTTGCCACAGAACTGAATCAGGCGGGCTACCTTGTCTTCGCCCATGATCATAGAGGACATGGCGCCTGTATCGAGCAAGATGGTGCAGGTTATTTCGCCGGGCAGCGGGGCTGGCATAAAGTAGTGGATGATCTGGCAACCGTTGTTGAGTTTATCCAGAAAAAGTTTCCCAGCGCCCCACTGGTTCTCATGGGTCACAGTATGGGGAGCTATATTTTGCAGGGCTACCTGATCCATCATACTCCCAGGCTGGCTGGAGCTATTCTGTCTGGCTCAAATTATGCCCCCAGACTGTTACTGGAAGTCGGCCTGCTGGTCACCAAACTGGAATGCCTGAGACAGGGTAAGAAAGGCATAAGCCCCCTGATCAAACAATTAACCTTCTCCAGTTATAACCGCCGGTTCAAGCCAAACCGTACCGAGTTTGACTGGCTCAGCAGAGACCCTCAAGCGGTGGATGATTATATCTCCGATGAGCTCTGTGGTTTCTCCTGCAGCAATCAACTGTGGCACGACCTTTTCAAGGGTTTGCTTCATATCGGGGCCAACCAGCACCTTAAACAAATCGAATCGAAGCTGCCTTTTCTGGTCATGGGCGGTGAAAAAGATCCGGTCAGCGTTCCTCTGGGGCAACAGAAACTTACCAAAGCATTACGGAAAGCCGGTGTAAGAAATGTCACACTGAGCCTGTATCCTGATGGCCGTCACGAAATGTTGAACGAAACGAATTCTCAGCAAGTGATAAAACGCTTGTTACAATGGATCAATCAAACAGTCATGAGTCAGGAATATTACCCGGTGAATAACTCCGCCCCGGAGCTCACAGAGTCCTGA
- a CDS encoding amino acid ABC transporter ATP-binding protein, producing MPQETDAIISVTNIHKVYPNGVHALKNVSQTIREGEVVVVVGPSGSGKSTFLRTLNQLETINAGEIVVDGISLTTPGDVNKLREEVGMVFQSFNLFPHLSVLDNICLAPMKVRGISRSDAEDRAVALLAKVGLSDKARSFPPQLSGGQQQRVAIARALAMQPKIMLFDEPTSALDPEMVGEVLEVMKQLARSGMTMVVVTHEMGFAREVADRVLFMESGELLEDSVPDRFFETPDSERLQAFLSQVI from the coding sequence ATGCCGCAAGAGACTGACGCTATCATTTCCGTGACGAACATTCACAAGGTCTACCCCAACGGGGTTCATGCCCTGAAGAATGTCAGTCAGACCATCAGGGAAGGAGAGGTGGTGGTTGTGGTTGGGCCCAGTGGCTCGGGCAAATCGACTTTTCTGCGTACCCTGAATCAGCTGGAAACCATCAATGCCGGTGAAATCGTCGTGGACGGCATCTCCCTGACCACGCCCGGTGATGTCAATAAGTTGAGGGAAGAAGTGGGCATGGTGTTCCAGTCCTTCAACCTGTTTCCTCACCTGAGTGTATTGGACAACATCTGTCTGGCACCGATGAAAGTGCGTGGTATCTCCAGAAGCGACGCTGAAGACAGGGCCGTAGCACTGTTGGCCAAAGTCGGTTTGTCTGACAAAGCCAGGAGTTTTCCACCTCAATTATCGGGTGGTCAGCAGCAGCGTGTAGCCATAGCCCGGGCTTTGGCTATGCAGCCGAAGATCATGTTGTTTGATGAGCCGACTTCAGCACTGGACCCGGAAATGGTCGGTGAGGTTCTGGAGGTGATGAAACAACTGGCTCGCTCAGGTATGACCATGGTTGTAGTCACTCACGAAATGGGCTTTGCCCGTGAAGTCGCCGACCGGGTTCTGTTTATGGAGTCCGGTGAACTGTTGGAAGACAGTGTTCCTGATCGCTTTTTTGAGACTCCTGACAGTGAACGCCTGCAGGCTTTTCTCAGTCAGGTCATCTGA